In Topomyia yanbarensis strain Yona2022 chromosome 2, ASM3024719v1, whole genome shotgun sequence, one DNA window encodes the following:
- the LOC131679494 gene encoding uncharacterized protein LOC131679494: MYCISFTIGRRHVIVSVLDWSSPMSLAVDRPRSDLSPLGTTWKIALSSDLHPGTITSASTRHSTIMGDGEPYACKPFKRIQSSPPMTLTSAPESTRNWIGLDDPNWQLTSTSARESVHTVYNRRDGNFCVKCKIKICLRDVFRTKILQQTK; the protein is encoded by the exons ATGTACTGCATTAG CTTCACGATAGGCCGCAGGCACGTTATAGTAAGCGTTCTTGACTGGAG TAGTCCCATGTCGCTCGCCGTGGATCGACCGAGGAGCGATCTCAGCCCTCTTGGAACAACATGGAAGATCGCGCTATCTAGTGATTTGCACCCTGGCACTATAACTTCCGCTTCCACTAGGCATTCCACAATCATGGGTGATGGTGAGCCGTATGCATGCAAACCTTTTAA ACGGATCCAGTCCTCCCCACCGATGACGTTGACATCTGCGCCCGAATCGACCAGGAACTGGATAGGGCTAGATGATCCTAACTGGCAGTTGACCAGTACGTCTGCTAGAGAGAGTGTGCACACAGTCTACAATAGGAGAGACGGAAATTTTTGTGTGaaatgcaaaataaaaatatgtttacGAGATGtatttcgaacaaaaatattacagcaaacaaaataa